GGGTGAAATTGCTGTTCCTATAAAAAGTATTGCGAAAACGTTAAACCGTGAACGCTCGGTGATCCGTTTGCCGTCCTATGAAAAAGTAATTGCCGATCAAGTGCTTTATGCTCATGCCTCCCGGGTGCTACACCTTGAAACCAATCCAGGTAATGCCCGAGCCTTAGTACAGCGTCATGGTGATCGTGATGTGTGGTTAAATCCACCGCCTTTTCCTTTGACCACAGAAGAATTGGATCAACTCTTTGAATTACCTTATAAACGTACCCCGCATTCGGATTATGAAGGCAAAAAAATGCCTGCTTATGAGATGATCCGCTTTTCAATTAATATTATGCGTGGTTGCTTTGGTGGCTGTACTTTTTGTTCTATTACTGAGCATGAAGGCCGGATTATTCAGAATCGCTCAGAAGATTCAATTATTCGTGAGATTGAAGAAATACGGGATAATGTGCCGGAGTTTAAGGGCTATATTTCTGATCTGGGTGGTCCGACCGCTAATATGTGGCGACTGGCCTGTGATGATAGAAAGGTTGAGGCTGCTTGTCGGCGTTTATCCTGTGTTTTCCCCAAGATCTGTTCCCACATGAATACAGATCACGGGCCTTTGACGCATTTATACCAACGGGCTCGACAATTACCCGGTATTAAAAAAGTGTTTGTTGCTTCTGGCTTACGTTATGATTTAGCCGTACGCTCACCTGAATACGTCAAAGAGTTAGTTACGCATCATGTGGGTGGCTATTTAAAAATTGCCCCTGAGCATACCGAAGAAGGTACGCTAAGCAAAATGATGAAGCCGAAAATAGACTCTTATTATGAATTCAAACAAATGTTTGAGCAGTTTTCTAAGGAAGCGGGCAAGGAACAATATTTGATCCCGTATTTTATTGCTGCACACCCTGGCACGACAATAGACGAAATGATCAATCTGGCATTATGGCTTAAAGAAAATGATTTTCGCTTGGATCAGGTGCAAAATTTTTATCCATCACCAATGGCTACAGCCACGACGATGTACCATAGTGAACGTAATCCGCTGAAAAAACTCAGTTATAAATCAGAAAAAGTACTGACAGCAAAGGGTGAAAAAGTAAGGCGTTTG
This genomic window from sulfur-oxidizing endosymbiont of Gigantopelta aegis contains:
- a CDS encoding YgiQ family radical SAM protein; translated protein: MSTAKKSRSHKSSNLHNIFAYDKYWAECYGISDFLPHTREEMEALGWDSCDVVLVTGDAYVDHPSFGMALIGRLLESQGFRVGIIDQPDWQSCEPYKILGKPNLFYGVTAGNMDSMINRYTADRKLRHDDAYTPDDEGGKRPDHAVSVYTQRCKEAWSDVPVVIGGIEASLRRIAHYDYWSDKVKRSILVDSKADLLVFGNGERQITEIAHRLSRSEDIAKLDNIRGTAYMVKHQQKNWMEIDSSRVDRPGKVDAVVSPYKMIDQNSCSDAKASKDSNDMAQQVNEAGEIAVPIKSIAKTLNRERSVIRLPSYEKVIADQVLYAHASRVLHLETNPGNARALVQRHGDRDVWLNPPPFPLTTEELDQLFELPYKRTPHSDYEGKKMPAYEMIRFSINIMRGCFGGCTFCSITEHEGRIIQNRSEDSIIREIEEIRDNVPEFKGYISDLGGPTANMWRLACDDRKVEAACRRLSCVFPKICSHMNTDHGPLTHLYQRARQLPGIKKVFVASGLRYDLAVRSPEYVKELVTHHVGGYLKIAPEHTEEGTLSKMMKPKIDSYYEFKQMFEQFSKEAGKEQYLIPYFIAAHPGTTIDEMINLALWLKENDFRLDQVQNFYPSPMATATTMYHSERNPLKKLSYKSEKVLTAKGEKVRRLHKSLLRYHDPKNWPQIRETLREMGRHDLIGDGDTQLVPAEEKRKNSFSRGAKTNFIHRKKPKNKRASV